In Microbacterium sp. 1.5R, the following are encoded in one genomic region:
- a CDS encoding response regulator transcription factor — protein MTDARILVVDDEPNIRDLLSTGLSFAGFQVKTVANGAATISAVLEEEPDLIILDVMLPDMNGFSVTKRLRGAGFTAPILFLTAKDGTDDKIEGLNAGGDDYVTKPFSLDEIVARAQAILRRTMQADEESIIRAGELSMDQDTHDVQVGKESIELSPTEFKLLRYLMLNPNRVLSKAQILDHVWEYDFNGDAGIVESYISYLRRKIDPHTEESVIQTKRGFGYMLKVGK, from the coding sequence ATGACTGATGCGCGCATCCTGGTCGTCGACGACGAACCCAACATCCGCGACCTGCTCTCGACGGGTCTCAGCTTCGCCGGGTTCCAGGTGAAGACCGTCGCCAACGGCGCCGCCACGATCTCGGCGGTGCTCGAGGAGGAGCCGGACCTCATCATCCTCGACGTGATGCTTCCGGACATGAACGGCTTCAGCGTGACCAAGCGTCTTCGCGGCGCCGGGTTCACTGCGCCGATCCTGTTCCTCACGGCGAAGGACGGCACGGACGACAAGATCGAGGGGCTCAACGCCGGCGGCGACGACTACGTCACCAAGCCGTTCAGCCTCGACGAGATCGTCGCCCGCGCTCAGGCCATCCTTCGCCGCACGATGCAGGCCGACGAGGAGTCGATCATCCGGGCCGGCGAGCTGTCGATGGATCAGGACACCCACGACGTGCAGGTGGGCAAGGAGTCGATCGAGCTGAGCCCGACCGAGTTCAAGCTGCTGCGCTATCTGATGCTGAACCCGAATCGCGTGCTGTCGAAGGCCCAGATCCTCGACCACGTGTGGGAGTACGACTTCAACGGCGATGCCGGCATCGTCGAGAGCTACATCTCGTACCTCCGCCGCAAGATCGACCCGCACACCGAGGAGTCGGTGATCCAGACGAAGCGCGGCTTCGGATACATGCTCAAGGTCGGCAAGTAG
- a CDS encoding sensor histidine kinase: MAHKPDAITRWWRSISLRAKVTGVTVAVLALGLLAAGIGTVPILRNSLISNIDAQLPALVSADLASRYFEVTVEDGETVYTPTDSPRDFFVAIYDAEGVLQTTTGNSANGQPLFPATYSPLDVQANEDTPFTMEGTEGSSFRAAVARVPGEGDGSLRIQIVAMPLEYADRIISQYFGIYITVAFVTIFLAALLTRGLVTLTFRRLGQVESTAMSIAAGDFTQRLTDLEPTTEVGRLNSAINTMLDRVDASLAQRDRTVQHMRRFIGDASHELRTPLVSVRGYAELYRMGAIKGEEDTARAMERIEKEAIRMGVLVEDLLALARLDEEREPEIEALDLRPIARDAALDLRAAAPARTVTVVDRTVEAPLIDVTTRSTPVVPSAPETPAPRGLSRGTLARLRRRPRNSGAAVPAIDFTEAADIPVRTPPIVLGEENKVRQVVTNLLGNARRFSAEESPIEIVVDADRVRGTGSIAIVDHGEGIPPQIREQIFERFWRADTSRARETGGSGLGLAIVSSIVKALHGSVAVSETPGGGATFTVTLPLAPSRATPAHLLEDTQPIEPLDI, from the coding sequence ATGGCGCACAAGCCTGACGCGATCACCCGGTGGTGGCGGTCGATCAGCCTGCGCGCCAAGGTGACGGGTGTCACGGTCGCAGTGCTCGCACTGGGTCTTCTCGCCGCGGGCATCGGCACCGTGCCGATCCTGCGCAACTCGCTCATCAGCAACATCGATGCGCAGCTTCCGGCCCTGGTGTCGGCGGATCTCGCGAGCCGCTACTTCGAGGTGACGGTCGAGGACGGCGAGACCGTCTACACCCCCACCGACTCGCCGCGAGACTTCTTCGTCGCGATCTACGACGCCGAGGGCGTGCTGCAGACGACCACGGGGAACTCCGCCAACGGACAGCCGCTCTTCCCCGCGACCTATTCGCCTCTCGACGTGCAGGCGAACGAGGACACGCCGTTCACGATGGAGGGGACCGAAGGGTCGAGCTTCCGCGCCGCTGTCGCGCGGGTGCCCGGAGAGGGCGACGGATCGCTGCGTATCCAGATCGTCGCGATGCCTCTCGAGTACGCGGATCGCATCATCAGCCAGTACTTCGGCATCTACATCACGGTCGCGTTCGTCACGATCTTCCTGGCCGCTCTGCTGACCCGCGGTCTGGTGACGCTGACATTCCGTCGACTCGGGCAGGTCGAGTCGACCGCCATGTCGATCGCCGCCGGCGATTTCACCCAGCGTCTCACCGATCTCGAGCCCACGACCGAAGTCGGCCGCCTGAACAGCGCGATCAACACGATGCTCGACCGCGTCGACGCGTCGCTCGCGCAGCGAGATCGCACCGTGCAGCACATGCGGCGCTTCATCGGAGATGCCAGCCACGAGCTGCGCACTCCCCTGGTGAGCGTGCGCGGATACGCCGAGCTCTACCGCATGGGCGCGATCAAGGGCGAGGAAGACACCGCACGCGCGATGGAGCGGATCGAGAAGGAGGCGATCCGCATGGGCGTCCTGGTCGAGGACCTCCTCGCTCTTGCGCGCCTCGACGAGGAGCGGGAGCCCGAGATCGAAGCCCTCGATCTTCGACCGATCGCGCGGGACGCCGCTCTCGACCTGCGCGCGGCGGCTCCGGCGCGCACCGTGACCGTGGTCGATCGCACCGTCGAGGCTCCGCTGATCGATGTCACCACGCGCTCCACACCCGTCGTTCCCTCCGCTCCGGAGACGCCAGCACCCCGTGGGCTCTCACGCGGAACGCTCGCGCGCCTGCGCCGTCGCCCCCGGAACTCGGGTGCAGCCGTGCCGGCGATCGACTTCACCGAAGCGGCGGACATCCCCGTGCGCACGCCGCCGATCGTGCTCGGCGAGGAGAACAAGGTCCGCCAGGTCGTCACGAACCTGCTGGGCAATGCGCGACGCTTCTCGGCGGAGGAGAGTCCGATCGAGATCGTGGTCGACGCAGATCGTGTGCGAGGCACGGGGAGCATAGCCATCGTCGATCATGGTGAGGGGATCCCGCCGCAGATCCGCGAGCAGATCTTCGAGCGCTTCTGGCGCGCCGACACCTCGCGCGCTCGCGAAACGGGAGGGTCGGGCCTGGGTCTCGCGATCGTCTCGTCCATCGTGAAGGCGCTGCACGGAAGCGTCGCGGTGTCGGAGACGCCCGGCGGCGGAGCGACGTTCACCGTCACCCTCCCCCTCGCACCTTCACGCGCGACACCTGCGCATCTTCTCGAGGACACCCAGCCGATCGAGCCGCTCGACATCTGA
- a CDS encoding WXG100 family type VII secretion target, whose translation MSVITVDTEAVGAAQGAALATMERLQTESATLMSQLTQLQASWVGTASAAFQSCAEEWRGAQLHVEQVLESIGHSLGSAATQYADADQYSASLFR comes from the coding sequence ATGTCCGTCATCACCGTCGACACCGAAGCAGTAGGTGCCGCCCAAGGAGCCGCACTGGCCACGATGGAGCGTCTGCAGACCGAGTCTGCGACGCTCATGTCCCAGCTGACGCAGCTGCAGGCATCGTGGGTCGGCACCGCCTCAGCCGCGTTCCAGTCATGCGCTGAAGAGTGGCGAGGAGCCCAGCTGCACGTCGAGCAGGTGCTCGAGTCCATCGGGCACTCGCTGGGCAGTGCGGCGACGCAGTACGCGGATGCCGATCAGTACTCGGCGAGCCTGTTCCGCTGA
- the groL gene encoding chaperonin GroEL (60 kDa chaperone family; promotes refolding of misfolded polypeptides especially under stressful conditions; forms two stacked rings of heptamers to form a barrel-shaped 14mer; ends can be capped by GroES; misfolded proteins enter the barrel where they are refolded when GroES binds) — protein sequence MAKIIAFDEEARRGLERGLNILADAVKVTLGPRGRNVVLEKKWGAPTITNDGVSIAKEIELDDPYEKIGAELVKEVAKKTDDVAGDGTTTATVLAQALVREGLRNVAAGADPISLKRGIEKAVAAITEELLASAKEIDSKEQIAATASISAADPAIGELIAEAIDKVGKEGVVTVEESQTFGTELELTEGMRFDKGYLNPYFVTDPERQEAVFEDAYILIANQKISNIKDLLPIVDKVIQDGKELVIIAEDVEGEALATLVLNKLKGIFKSVAVKAPGFGDRRKAQLQDIAILTGGQVITEEVGLKLENATLDLLGRARKVIVTKDETTIVEGAGEADQIEGRVTQIRREIENTDSDYDREKLQERLAKLAGGVAVIKAGAATEVELKERKHRIEDAVRNAKAAVEEGIVPGGGVALIQSGTKALDALSLSGDEATGANIVRVAIEAPLKQIALNAGLEPGVVANKVSELPSGQGLNAATGEYVDMFAAGIIDPAKVTRSALQNAASIAALFLTTEVVVADKPEKAPAPMGDPSGGMDF from the coding sequence ATGGCAAAGATCATCGCTTTCGATGAGGAGGCCCGCCGCGGCCTCGAGCGCGGCCTCAACATTCTCGCCGACGCCGTCAAGGTGACGCTCGGCCCGCGCGGTCGCAACGTCGTGCTGGAGAAGAAGTGGGGCGCCCCCACGATCACGAACGACGGCGTCTCCATCGCCAAGGAGATCGAGCTCGACGACCCGTACGAGAAGATCGGTGCGGAGCTCGTCAAGGAGGTCGCCAAGAAGACCGACGACGTCGCCGGTGACGGAACCACCACCGCCACGGTGCTCGCCCAGGCTCTGGTCCGCGAGGGTCTGCGCAACGTCGCAGCCGGCGCAGACCCGATCTCGCTGAAGCGCGGCATCGAGAAGGCCGTCGCGGCCATCACCGAGGAGCTCCTCGCCAGCGCGAAGGAGATCGACTCCAAGGAGCAGATCGCTGCGACCGCTTCGATCTCGGCTGCTGACCCCGCCATCGGCGAGCTCATCGCCGAGGCGATCGACAAGGTCGGCAAGGAGGGCGTCGTCACCGTCGAGGAGTCGCAGACCTTCGGCACCGAGCTCGAGCTCACCGAGGGCATGCGGTTCGACAAGGGCTACCTGAACCCGTACTTCGTGACGGACCCGGAGCGCCAGGAGGCTGTCTTCGAAGACGCCTACATCCTCATCGCGAACCAGAAGATCTCGAACATCAAGGACCTTCTGCCCATCGTCGACAAGGTGATCCAGGACGGCAAGGAGCTCGTCATCATCGCCGAGGACGTCGAGGGCGAGGCTCTCGCGACTCTCGTGCTCAACAAGCTCAAGGGCATCTTCAAGTCGGTCGCCGTCAAGGCACCCGGCTTCGGCGACCGCCGCAAGGCGCAGCTGCAGGACATCGCGATCCTCACCGGTGGTCAGGTCATCACCGAAGAGGTCGGCCTGAAGCTCGAGAACGCCACGCTCGACCTGCTGGGTCGCGCTCGCAAGGTCATCGTCACCAAGGACGAGACCACGATCGTCGAGGGTGCCGGAGAGGCAGACCAGATCGAGGGTCGCGTCACGCAGATCCGTCGCGAGATCGAGAACACCGACAGCGACTACGACCGCGAGAAGCTGCAGGAGCGCCTCGCCAAGCTTGCAGGTGGCGTCGCCGTCATCAAGGCGGGCGCGGCAACCGAGGTCGAGCTCAAGGAGCGCAAGCACCGCATCGAGGACGCCGTCCGCAACGCGAAGGCAGCCGTCGAGGAGGGCATCGTCCCCGGTGGTGGCGTCGCGCTGATCCAGTCCGGCACCAAGGCTCTCGACGCTCTCTCGCTCTCGGGCGACGAGGCGACCGGTGCGAACATCGTTCGCGTCGCGATCGAGGCTCCGCTGAAGCAGATCGCCCTCAACGCCGGCCTCGAGCCGGGTGTGGTCGCGAACAAGGTCTCCGAGCTTCCCTCGGGTCAGGGCCTCAACGCGGCTACCGGTGAGTACGTCGACATGTTCGCAGCGGGCATCATCGACCCGGCGAAGGTGACCCGCTCGGCGCTGCAGAACGCAGCATCGATCGCGGCTCTCTTCCTCACCACCGAGGTCGTCGTGGCTGACAAGCCCGAGAAGGCTCCGGCCCCGATGGGTGACCCGTCTGGTGGCATGGACTTCTGA
- a CDS encoding LytR C-terminal domain-containing protein, with product MSKPSRDRFDDVPRSSGRVGAHRAEAPGMNGWVVLLWSFVAALVLIIGGIFGSLVVMGRISLFPEAVPTASPAPVETGVVDVTYSVMILNASPDEGLDEQMRDVLINNGWAADVVFATDSASQDFSTTTVYYVADEDELAAIGLANLIGGAQVEQSDFYTDLNDTGAKQLTVVIGLDRATTAPETPADTPAP from the coding sequence GTGTCAAAGCCCAGCCGAGATCGATTCGACGACGTCCCCCGATCATCCGGACGCGTCGGAGCGCATCGCGCCGAAGCCCCGGGGATGAACGGCTGGGTCGTGCTCCTCTGGTCTTTCGTGGCCGCTCTGGTGCTCATCATCGGCGGCATCTTCGGCTCGCTGGTGGTGATGGGGCGCATCAGCCTCTTCCCGGAGGCCGTCCCCACGGCCAGTCCTGCACCCGTCGAGACCGGAGTCGTCGACGTCACCTACTCGGTGATGATCCTCAACGCATCCCCGGACGAGGGGCTCGACGAGCAGATGCGCGACGTCCTGATCAACAACGGCTGGGCAGCGGACGTCGTGTTCGCGACCGACAGCGCGAGCCAGGACTTCTCGACGACGACGGTCTACTACGTCGCCGACGAGGACGAGCTCGCGGCCATCGGCCTCGCGAACCTCATCGGCGGAGCACAGGTGGAGCAGAGCGATTTCTACACCGATCTGAACGACACCGGCGCGAAGCAGCTCACGGTGGTCATCGGACTCGATCGCGCGACCACCGCTCCCGAGACTCCCGCAGACACCCCTGCCCCGTAG
- a CDS encoding DUF3263 domain-containing protein, producing the protein MLGELSERDRAILALETAWPRHGGAKEETIRAQLGMSAARYYQLLGRLIESEAALEYDPMLVRRLRRIRDSRSFQRAARTPGFVG; encoded by the coding sequence ATGCTGGGAGAGCTGAGCGAGCGCGATCGTGCGATCCTCGCGCTGGAGACCGCGTGGCCGCGGCACGGCGGCGCGAAGGAGGAGACCATCCGCGCCCAGCTGGGTATGAGCGCCGCGCGCTACTACCAGCTCCTCGGACGTCTGATCGAGTCGGAGGCCGCCCTCGAGTACGACCCGATGCTGGTGCGTCGGCTGCGGCGCATCCGCGACTCGAGATCATTCCAGAGAGCCGCTCGCACGCCCGGTTTCGTCGGCTGA
- a CDS encoding DUF2332 domain-containing protein: MTDAVQQRYARFAEQEAPGRSDLYVEWADGVAADSEVQGVLARIPENRRQPPLVFAVTRMLGAGLVGYGAWRSFVIARADEIVAECSGRRLQTNEPLRLAPLLPALSEIDGPIALLEVGASAGLCLYPDRYSYRFVGADGRLRASLDPADGPSTVILESRVDGALPPMRMPDVVWRAGIDLAPLDARDERDRRWLLGLVWPGEEGREQRVSAALDIAASAPPHLVAGDALEQIDELAAEAPRDAALVVTTPGVLVHIPREAREALVDRIRGLGARWLTIDPPALLDAWDPPVVAAEWPGFVVALDGQVRAAADPLGRWWEWRAGIGGAAT, encoded by the coding sequence ATGACGGATGCCGTGCAGCAGCGCTACGCGCGTTTCGCCGAGCAGGAGGCGCCGGGGCGCAGCGACCTGTATGTCGAGTGGGCCGACGGTGTCGCCGCCGACTCCGAGGTCCAGGGCGTGCTCGCGCGGATTCCGGAGAACAGACGGCAGCCCCCGCTCGTGTTCGCGGTGACACGGATGCTGGGCGCCGGCCTCGTCGGCTACGGCGCCTGGCGGTCGTTCGTGATCGCGCGCGCCGATGAGATCGTGGCCGAGTGCAGCGGCCGGCGCCTGCAGACGAACGAACCTCTGCGTCTCGCGCCGCTTCTGCCCGCGCTGTCGGAGATCGACGGCCCGATCGCGCTGCTCGAGGTCGGAGCCTCCGCAGGACTGTGCCTCTATCCGGACAGGTACTCGTATCGCTTCGTGGGCGCGGACGGGCGGCTGCGCGCGTCGCTCGACCCCGCGGACGGCCCCTCCACCGTGATCCTCGAGAGCCGTGTCGACGGAGCCCTTCCGCCGATGCGGATGCCCGATGTGGTGTGGCGAGCCGGCATCGACCTCGCGCCGCTCGACGCGCGAGACGAGCGTGACCGGCGCTGGCTGCTGGGTCTGGTGTGGCCGGGGGAGGAGGGGCGTGAGCAACGGGTGTCGGCGGCGCTCGACATCGCGGCATCCGCCCCTCCCCACCTCGTCGCAGGCGACGCGCTCGAGCAGATCGACGAGCTCGCCGCCGAGGCGCCCCGCGACGCCGCCCTCGTCGTCACGACTCCCGGCGTGCTGGTGCACATTCCCCGGGAGGCCCGTGAAGCCCTCGTCGACCGCATCCGGGGGCTCGGCGCGCGCTGGCTGACCATCGACCCTCCCGCGCTCCTCGACGCCTGGGATCCGCCCGTCGTCGCCGCGGAGTGGCCCGGTTTCGTCGTGGCGCTCGACGGGCAGGTGCGCGCAGCCGCCGACCCACTCGGGCGATGGTGGGAGTGGCGTGCCGGAATCGGCGGGGCGGCGACCTAA